Genomic DNA from Rahnella variigena:
TCGCTGTGCGTCATGTCCGGATGAGTTTCCATCAGCATACCGATTTTCATCCAGTGCTCGGCCTGCGCGTTGATGGAACGCGTATACGCCAGACTGGCGATGCGCAGATTCTCATGCATCAGTTCGGAGATTTTAATGATACCCATCGGGCGTCCTCATTAGTATACGAATCATATATGTTTTATATACTACGCAGGTCGCTGTCAATTTTCCAATAAAAAAGCCTCCGCTGAACAGACGGAGGCGTTTTCGCTGCATAGCCGGGTTTAGCGGCGTTTACTGGGCAGAGGTGTTTTTTTTCATGGCATCTTTCGACATGTTGTCTTTGGACATTGAGTCTTTAGACATGCTGTCTTTCTTCATATGATCTTTCGACATGCAGTCTTTGCCCATGCTGTCTTTAGCCATGGAATCTTTACTCATGCTGTCTTTTTTCATGCAGTCTTTCGACATATGGCCCATGGTATCTTTCTTCGCCATCGCGTCAGCAGCATAAGTGGTGCTCACAGCGCCCATCATCAGACAAGCAGACATCATCATTACGGTTAACTTTTTCATGATAAATCCTTCTTTTAGGTTTTGAGATACAAAGGTTGTTGTGGACAGTGTTGATCCTTGAGGATCGTGTTCAGCTTCCGCCGAACCAGTTGTAGCCCTGATCTTCCCAGTAGCCACCAGTGAACTTGTTTGTTATTTCAATGACTTCAATATGCTTTGGATTCTTATAGCCGAGTTTGGTCGGCATTCTGAGCTTCATCGGGAAGCCGTATTTTCGCGGTAAAATCTGGCCGTCATAAGTCAGCGCCAGCAGGGTTTGCGGATGCAGTGCCGTCGCCATATCAATGCTGGTGTAATACTGATCTGCGCATTTAAAACTGACGTATTCCGCCGTGAGATCGGCCCCGATCAGACGCAGAAAATCACCGAACGGCACGCCGCCCCATTTGCCAATCGCGCTCCAGCCTTCGACACAAATGTGACGAGTCACCTGGCTGACCTGCGCCATTTTGTACAGCGTTGGCAATGACCATTCGCGTTTATCCAGCGCCAGACCGGCGATTTTCAGGCGATAAGCGTTACCGTCTACTTCCGGTGCGTCGTCTTCGGCGTAAAAAGCGTTAAACGGAAACGGACGTGTGATCATCGATTCGGCGTACACCGGCGCCAGGCGCGTCGAGCCAAACAGCCAGCCTTGCACGCGGTCGTTGAATCCAGAAATCTTACCGAGCGCGTTTTCGACGCTGGCGTTATCGCTGATATCGCAACCGGTGAGCATCGCGACGCCGCCGAGCGTCAGCCCGCGTTGCAGGAACAGGCGGCGGGAGGGCGCATCCAGTTCGCGGATAATCTGTTTTTTCGCTTCCTGTAAAATCGCTTCGCTGTCGGAAGGGCTGAAAATCTGGCTGATACTTTTTTTGAGGATGTTTTTCATCAGGTCTTCCTTAACGTCCGCGGATCATGGCAATCAGGGTTTTCGGCACCAGCGCCACCATCACGATATGCAGCACCACAAATCCCACCAGTGAAGCCATCGCCAGAAAATGCACATAACGCGCCGTATCAAAGCCGCCCATCAGTTCGCGCAGCAGCGGAAATTGCACGGATTTCCACACCACCAGCCCGGAAAGCACCAGCACAATGCCGTCAAACATCACGAACACATACGCCGCACGCTGAACCATATTGTAGTGACGCAAATCGTCGTGTTTCAGCTTGCCGCGCACGGCAGCCAGTAAATCGTTGAAGATGCCGCGCGGCGTCAGAGGCCAGAATTTTCGTTTCATGCGGCCGGTAAAAATGTTCATCATCAGATAAAACAGGCCGTTAAATCCAAACAGCCACATACCGGCGAAATGCCACTGAATGCCGCCACCGAGCCAGCCACCAAGTGTGACCGTTGGCGGGAAATCAAAATTAAACAGCGGTGAGGCGTTATAAATCTGCCAGCCGCTGGTGACCATAATCAGCACCGCCAGCGCGTTCAGCCAGTGCGTCAGACGAAGCCATAACGGATGCACGATGGCGGGTTTTTGTTTTGACGGATGCACGATGGCGGGTTTTTGTTTTGCCTGTCCGGGTAAATCCGTGTGTATTGTCATGATGAAGTCCGGCTGTCCGTCCTGTGATGAAGCGAGTATTGAGCGGATTTGTTCCCCGATACCTCACGCAAAGTTAAATAAAATGTGATAACTCGCGGGCGGTTGCTTGTGTAGACTCAAACCATTGGGGAACACCACGTTTTGGGATGACATATGGATAAGACGAAGAAGATCCTGATCGTTGAAGATGACGGGGATATCGCAGAACTGCTCAGCCTGCATCTGCGTGATGAAGGTTATGAAATTACGCACGCCGCAGACGGTAATCTGGGCGTGGCGCATCTGGAGAAAGGCGGCTGGGACGCGCTGATCCTCGACCTGATGCTGCCGGGTGTAGACGGTCTGGAAATCTGCCGCCGTGCGCGCAACATGACGCGTTATACGCCGATCATTATTATCAGCGCACGTTCCAGCGAAGTGCATCGGGTGCTCGGGCTGGAACTGGGCGCGGATGATTATCTGGCAAAACCTTTCTCCATGCTGGAACTGGTGGCGCGGGTCAAGGCGCTGTTCCGGCGGCAGGAAGCGATGAGTCGCAATATGAAAATGGATGCCGGTACCCTGAGTTTTTCCGGGCTGGTCATCGACCCGATTGCTCGCGAAGTGATGCTCAGTCAGCAGCCCGTTGAACTGACGCCGCGAGAGTTTGATTTGCTGTATTTCTTTGCCAAAAATCCCGGCAAAGTGTTCTCGCGCCTCAGCCTGCTCAATCAGGTCTGGGGCTACGAACACGAAGGGTATGAACATACGGTGAACACCCATATCAACCGTCTGCGCATCAAGATAGAAGCTAATCCGGCCGAGCCGGAACGTATTCTGACCGTGTGGGGAAAAGGCTACAAATTCGTGTCTTCCGCTGAAGACGCGCAAGGGTAAATCATGAAAAATCTCACGCTGGCGCAAAGACTGACTCTGGTATTTACGGTGTTACTGATCGCCTGCTGCGCGCTTTCCGGCTATATGCAGGTGCGCTCCAGCAACCAGTACAGCCAGTCGGTGATCCAGCGGCTGTCGGCCAACCTGGCGACGCAGATAGCGGCGAATAATCCGCTGCTCAGCGAGGGTGACTGGGATCCGAAAGTGGTCCATACCTTGTTCGATCAGCTGATGGCGGTGAATCCCAGCGTTGAGGTTTATCTGCTGGATAAAGACGGCAATATTGTCGGCAATGCTGCTCCTGCTGGCAGGCTGCAACAGAAACGCATCGATCTGGCACCGGTGAACGCGCTGATTCATGGTGCGAAAATGCCGGTGTATGGCGATAATCCGCGCGACCCGCATACTCCGCAGGTCTTCAGTGTCGCGCCGTTGCGGGTCAACGGAGAAACTCAGGGTTACGTGTACATCGTTCTGCTCGGGGATGCTTACACCGCGCTGACCAGTGACGCGCAATATCAGTCGGCGATATCTCTGGCGCTGCGCTCGATGGGGCTGGTGGCGCTGTTTGGTTTGCTGGCCGGTGCGCTGGCGTTCCGCTGGGTGACGCGTCCGGTGCGAAAACTCACGGCGCAAATTGCCGAACTTGATACCGGCGGCATGGACGCCATTCAGGCGCTGGCGAAAACGGAGACACCGGCCGGTGCCGCCCGCGATGAAGTCACGCAACTGCAACAGGCATTTGTCGCGCTGGCAAAACGTATCGATCAGCAATGGCAAAGCCTGATGGTGCAGGATCAGCAACGGCGTGAATTTATCGCCAATATTTCCCACGATCTGCGTACGCCGCTGACGTCGTTGCACGGTTATCTGGAAACGCTGTCGGTGAAATCAGACCATCTGAGCAATGAAGATCGCCAGCGTTATCTGAATATCGCTCTGACGCAGAGTAAAAAAGTCGGCCGTCTGGCGCAGGAATTATTCGAACTGGCGCGGCTGGAATACGGCGTGGTGAAACCGCAGAAAGAACCGTTCTCGCTGAGTGAATTAGTGCAGGATGTTTTCCAGAAATTCGAGCTGGCAACCGAAACCCGCGGGCAAAAATTACTGGCCGATATCACGCCGGGGATCCCGCTGGTGAATGCTGATTTAGGCATGATTGAACGGGTGCTGACCAACTTGCTGGATAACGCCATCCGCTTCACGCCGGAAGGGGGCACGATAGAAATTAAACTGTGGCCGCACGAAGGGCAGGTGATGGTACAACTGAAGGATAGCGGACCGGGCATTGCGCCGGAACTGAAAGACAGCCTGTTTGTACGTCCGTCGATACTCAGTACCAACAAACACCGCGCAGGCGGGCTGGGGCTGATGATTGTCCGCCGCATTCTGCAACTGCACGGCAGCGATATCCAGCTGATTGAACAGCCGAAACACGGCGCTTGTTTTCAATTTTCAGTGCCGGTCTGAATCCTGATTATGTTTTTGTAACAGCATGAAAGAGTGAACTATAATCTTTCACTCTTCATGCTGACTGGACGACCAGAGACTCAGCCATACTAAGCAGGGACGACCTTGCGCGTTTTCAGGAACTATCATGGCCTGGTTCTATCTGTTTCTTGCCGGTATTTTCGAAGTGGTCTGGTCGACCGCAATGAAAGAATCCCACGGTTTTACCCGCCTTATTCCCAGTATTCTCACGGTTTTCTTCATGATCCTCAGCGTCATTTTGCTGGCGATTTCGATGAAAACGCTGCCGCTCGGCACGTCTTACACCGTCTGGGTCGGCATCGGCGCTATCGGTGCCTTCATTCTCGGCGTGGTGATGTTCGGCGAAAGCCTCAACCCGCTGCGGGTGATCGCCGTGCTGCTGATTTTCTCCGGCGTGGTTCTGCTAAAAGTGGCGACGAAAGATTAAAGGCGGAAACGCTGATATGACAAAGCCGCTCTGTACAAGGAGCGGCTTTTTGTTATCTGATAACTTCAGCAAATCATTTGTACAGCACTGCGGGCATCTTCCTCAGAACCTTTCCCCTTCCAGCGTCGAATCACACAACGCGAAAATCTTACCCCAGCCTTCGCCGGAGGCCAGCAGTTGCTGAATGTGCAGCGCGACATCGCTGCGGCGCACGCGGCCATGGGCTTCGGTTTGAATCAGATGGGCTTTGCCTGTCGCTTCGCCATTCATCAGGCCGCCGGGCCGTAAGATGCACCCGTCCAGCGCGCTGGTTTGCAGCCAGCTTTCCGCCAGTGATTTTTCGCGTACGGCCTGACCGAAGGCCTGTTTTGCGCGGGCAGACAGCGTCGGCCAGCTGTCGCCGCAGCCAATTGAGGTGACCAGTAACATTTGGCGGATACCGGTTTGCTCCGCAGTATCAATGATCAACCGGTTGGCGGTGTAATCGGCGAGTTTACCGCCCAGCGTTGACACGATTTGTGCCCCGCTGCCTGCCATTTGGCAGGCCTGTAAAACGTCGGCGGGATTAAGCGCATCGCCCTCAATGACGGTCACACCACGTGCGCGCAAGGTTTGCGCCTGTTCGGCGTTGCGGATAAGCGCGACCACCGGACGTTCCTGCGCCGTGAGCGCCACCAGTTCAGCGCCGACGCCGCTGCCTGCGCCAAAAATCAGCAAAGTGTTCAAGATTATTTCTCCCTCTCAGCCAGAGTGGCGGGAAGGGCACGAAATGCATTCAGCTGATCGGTCAGTAATTCACGATGGCTGTCGCGCCCCACGAAAACCTTGAGCATGGCATAACCGGAAGCGTTTAAAAACCAGACACTTGCTGTGCTCATTCCCATAAACGGACGTTCAACCAGTGCAATGTGCTGACAGTGCGTCGCGCGGATATGCCCGCTCATGCCCCGTTTACCGCGCAGGTTAAAGTAACCGTGACGATGCGTGCCGGAGGGCAATTCGCCATGGAATTCGAGGATCAGATCGTCATTATTGACCAGCGTCGTCACTTCACCCCATCCGGTGATGTTGTCCCATACGGCATCGAAATGGG
This window encodes:
- a CDS encoding response regulator transcription factor, producing MDKTKKILIVEDDGDIAELLSLHLRDEGYEITHAADGNLGVAHLEKGGWDALILDLMLPGVDGLEICRRARNMTRYTPIIIISARSSEVHRVLGLELGADDYLAKPFSMLELVARVKALFRRQEAMSRNMKMDAGTLSFSGLVIDPIAREVMLSQQPVELTPREFDLLYFFAKNPGKVFSRLSLLNQVWGYEHEGYEHTVNTHINRLRIKIEANPAEPERILTVWGKGYKFVSSAEDAQG
- a CDS encoding DMT family transporter; the protein is MAWFYLFLAGIFEVVWSTAMKESHGFTRLIPSILTVFFMILSVILLAISMKTLPLGTSYTVWVGIGAIGAFILGVVMFGESLNPLRVIAVLLIFSGVVLLKVATKD
- a CDS encoding sensor histidine kinase, producing MKNLTLAQRLTLVFTVLLIACCALSGYMQVRSSNQYSQSVIQRLSANLATQIAANNPLLSEGDWDPKVVHTLFDQLMAVNPSVEVYLLDKDGNIVGNAAPAGRLQQKRIDLAPVNALIHGAKMPVYGDNPRDPHTPQVFSVAPLRVNGETQGYVYIVLLGDAYTALTSDAQYQSAISLALRSMGLVALFGLLAGALAFRWVTRPVRKLTAQIAELDTGGMDAIQALAKTETPAGAARDEVTQLQQAFVALAKRIDQQWQSLMVQDQQRREFIANISHDLRTPLTSLHGYLETLSVKSDHLSNEDRQRYLNIALTQSKKVGRLAQELFELARLEYGVVKPQKEPFSLSELVQDVFQKFELATETRGQKLLADITPGIPLVNADLGMIERVLTNLLDNAIRFTPEGGTIEIKLWPHEGQVMVQLKDSGPGIAPELKDSLFVRPSILSTNKHRAGGLGLMIVRRILQLHGSDIQLIEQPKHGACFQFSVPV
- a CDS encoding molybdopterin-dependent oxidoreductase; this translates as MKNILKKSISQIFSPSDSEAILQEAKKQIIRELDAPSRRLFLQRGLTLGGVAMLTGCDISDNASVENALGKISGFNDRVQGWLFGSTRLAPVYAESMITRPFPFNAFYAEDDAPEVDGNAYRLKIAGLALDKREWSLPTLYKMAQVSQVTRHICVEGWSAIGKWGGVPFGDFLRLIGADLTAEYVSFKCADQYYTSIDMATALHPQTLLALTYDGQILPRKYGFPMKLRMPTKLGYKNPKHIEVIEITNKFTGGYWEDQGYNWFGGS
- the hutX gene encoding heme utilization cystosolic carrier protein HutX, with protein sequence MPTDKLQSLIDFLATQPEGTVEDIAREYHITPLEVIQNLPGSYLFAGTHFDAVWDNITGWGEVTTLVNNDDLILEFHGELPSGTHRHGYFNLRGKRGMSGHIRATHCQHIALVERPFMGMSTASVWFLNASGYAMLKVFVGRDSHRELLTDQLNAFRALPATLAEREK
- a CDS encoding pentapeptide MXKDX repeat protein, whose translation is MKKLTVMMMSACLMMGAVSTTYAADAMAKKDTMGHMSKDCMKKDSMSKDSMAKDSMGKDCMSKDHMKKDSMSKDSMSKDNMSKDAMKKNTSAQ
- a CDS encoding NAD(P)-binding oxidoreductase, coding for MNTLLIFGAGSGVGAELVALTAQERPVVALIRNAEQAQTLRARGVTVIEGDALNPADVLQACQMAGSGAQIVSTLGGKLADYTANRLIIDTAEQTGIRQMLLVTSIGCGDSWPTLSARAKQAFGQAVREKSLAESWLQTSALDGCILRPGGLMNGEATGKAHLIQTEAHGRVRRSDVALHIQQLLASGEGWGKIFALCDSTLEGERF
- a CDS encoding ParD-like family protein; translated protein: MGIIKISELMHENLRIASLAYTRSINAQAEHWMKIGMLMETHPDMTHSEISQLLVRCSLESEENTGSIRTLLNVSGTHRKASNE
- a CDS encoding cytochrome b/b6 domain-containing protein, with the protein product MTIHTDLPGQAKQKPAIVHPSKQKPAIVHPLWLRLTHWLNALAVLIMVTSGWQIYNASPLFNFDFPPTVTLGGWLGGGIQWHFAGMWLFGFNGLFYLMMNIFTGRMKRKFWPLTPRGIFNDLLAAVRGKLKHDDLRHYNMVQRAAYVFVMFDGIVLVLSGLVVWKSVQFPLLRELMGGFDTARYVHFLAMASLVGFVVLHIVMVALVPKTLIAMIRGR